The segment CCGCCGCGATTTCATGTGGTTTGCGGCGGCGACGGTCGTGTGGAACATGGCGCGCAGATTGACGTCGAAGGTGTAATCCCAGTCGTCATCATCGATTTCGAGAATGGGCTTGCGCGGATAGACGCCTGCATTATTGACCAAGATGTCGACCGTGCCGAGGGCGTCTGCCGCCGCATCGAAGGCCCGGTGTGCATCCTGGCGGCGCCGGAGATCGCCAACGATCCCGACGGCCTTTTCTTCGCCTCCCAAACGCGCAACGGCGTCTTCCAGGCCGGGTTTGTCGATGTCGATGATGCAGACCTTGGCGCCTCGCTCGACGAAGAGAGTCGAGATCGCAAAGCCGAGGCCCTTGGCTCCTCCCGTCACGACGACGTTCTTGCCCGCTATTTCCCCAACTGCCATGTGCACCCCTGCCTGCGATGATCGCTTATCGAGCAAAAGTATTGTTATTCGATAATGCTTGGTTGGCAAGAGGGTTTGGAGGCGCCCTCACGGAAGTTCAGGAATGGGATCAGGCTCGGCCATGGCGAAGGCGTCGATCTCGATGATCATGCCGGGATAAGCGAGGACCGGGAGCGGAATGCCGGTGCTTGCCGGTCCCGGCTCCGTGAAGAAAGAAGAACGGATGAGCAGATTATCGTGGAGGATGTCTGCCGTGCCGCGGCCCTCATACATCGTGGTGATCTTGCAGACGTCAGCATAGTCAGCGCCGAGCTCCTGCAGGATGGTGCCGATATGCGTCATGGCCAGACGGGTCTGCGGCTTCATCTGACCCGGATCCACTGCGGCACCGTGCTTGTCCAAGGAGACCTGACCGCCCAGGAAGATCATGTCGTGGCATTTGAGGCCGTGCTTGTAGGGGAGATGAATGGTCCAGTCCCAGAGGCTTTCGGGCCAGACGTGACGCCGGGGGAGGCGCTGCCCGTCCTCGCGCAACATGGCCACGGCTTCGATCTTGATCTGCTGACCCGTGCGCGCAAGACGCGGAAGCGGGATGCCCGTGGCGGCGGGACCCGGCTCTTTGAAATGGTTCGCGCAGGCCATGGCCGCGGGCTCGAAATCCTCGACGGTGCCTCCGCCGACATACCAGCGGTTGACCTTGACCACGTCGTCGAAGTCGGCACCTAACTCGCCCAGTGCGCTCTCGATCTGCCGCATGACCCGGTTGGTCTGGGCGACGATGTCACCCGCATGCACGACCTCGTCATCGCGTATTGGAGACTGCCCGCTGACGAAAATCATCTTGCCGCATCGCACCGATGAGGCGAAGTGCGCGTTGCCCGGCGAGAGATCCCGGGAGGCCGCAAAGCTGCGCGGCAGCCGCTCGTCCTTCTCGCCGCGCATGGCATAACCCTCGATCTCCACGACCATGCCGGGATAGGCGAGGTAGGGGACGGGAATAGCGGTGACGGCCGGGCGTGCGCCATCCGGCAAGGCTGCGGCGACCTGCGCGAGAAACCGGTCCTCGTCCAGGGATCCGTCATTGACGTAGAAGCATAGAAGCTTCACGAGGTCCGCAAGATCGCAGCCGAACTCCGCCAGCACCTTCGCGAAATTATCGATACAGCGAGGGATCTGGGCGGAAAGATCATGAGGATTGTTCACCCCGCCGGAGCTTGTGAGGTCGACCTGGCCACCGACCCAGATCATCTGGCCGCATCTGACCCCATGCTTATGGCTGACATGGACCGGCCAATCCCAATGACCCTCCGGCCAAGAGTATCGCTTTTCCACCCTTTGCTCCTGCCTGTTGAGCGATGTCCCTCGCAGTCCGGGACCAGACAGCATATTCTCAGGTCGGATTTTTTGGAAAGCCTTCAGGACGCTCAGATGAAGATGCATGATCCGGACACTTTGCAGTTCTACGACACGACCGCAGAGACTTATGCGCGGCGCGAGAATGCCAAACCTGCAAAGCAACTTGACGGCTTCCTCGCGCGGCTGGCCCCGGGGGCCGACGTGCTGGAACTCGGCTGCGGCAGCGGGCACGATGCCGAGGCGATGATCGCGAAAGGCTTCGCTGTCACGCCCACCGACGGATCACAGGAGCTCGCGCAACAGGCCGGAAAACGGCTCGGGAGATCGGTGCAGGTGCTCAAGTTCGGTGATCTGGAGGCGCAGGATCAGTATGACGGCGTCTGGGCCAAGGCCTGCCTGTTGCATGTGCCGCGCGAGGCGCTGGGCGAGGTGGTCCGCCGCGTCCACACCGCATTGCGCGGCGGCGGCGTCTTCTATTCCAGCTTCAAGCATGGCGGCGGTCATGCGAAGCGCGACAAGTTTGGCCGTTATTACAACAATCCGTCGCGGGAATGGCTGGAAGAGGTCTACGGCACTCTGCCCTGGGCCAGCCTCTCCATCGAGACCTCTTCGGGACGAGGCTTCGACGACGAGCCAGCGGAGTTCCTGCATGTGACGGCCATCAAAGCCGGTGATCAAGCGGGTTAAAACAAACATTTGAATTGAGTGTTTAAGGGGGGCAATATAGTCGCTGCAGGCATTCAGGCAGAGAAGGATCACAGTCTATGGCGAAGATGCGTTTCACAGGGTCATTCGTGGCGATGATCACGCCCTTCAACAAGGACGGCACCGTCGATTACGAGGCGTTCAGGTCTCTTCTCGGGTTTCAAGAAGCCAATGGCACCCGCGCCGTGCTGATCCTCGGTTCGACGGGCGAGATCTCCATGCTCAGCGGCGATGAGCGGCGGGAGATCGTCGCCAAGACCGCGAAGATGAAGACCGGCGGCATGAAGTTCTTCTATGGCTGCACCGGCGGCGATACGAAGGCCACCATCGACATGCTGCGCTTCGCCAAGGCGGAGGGGGCGGATGGGGCAATTCTCGCCGCGCCCGCCTATATCTGCGCGCCGGAGGACGACATCGAGCGCTATTTCCTGGAGGCTGCGGACGCGGTCGAGTTGCCCATGGGCGTCTACAACAACCCGCCTCGGGTCAAAACCGATCTCGGCCACGAGGCGCTGCTGAGAATCTTCCGGCACCCGAATTACGTGGTGCACAAGGAATCGACCGCACGGGTGGGACAAGTGGCGCAGGTCATCGCGGGGCGCCCGGATGTGGCCGTGATGTGCTGCGATTCTCCCAATCTGGGGCTGGTCGTTCCTACCATGGCCTTGGGCGGGCACGGAACTGCGAACATGACCGGCAATATCGCGCCGGCGGAAATGGCTCTCCTGTCGACGCCCTGGGGGACGGACGGGGCCGATGGCATGACCTTCCGAGAGACCTATCTGCGCCTGCTGCCGCTGCTCCACTACACCTATTCGGCGGTCAATCCGGTGGCGGTCAAATCGCTGATGAAGGCCATCGGGCTGCCCAGCGGCGATCTTCGCCGGCCGCTCACGGCCCTGCAGGGGCCGGCGCTGGAGAAGGGGCTGGCCATCGTCCGCGACCTGGGTCTGGCCGAGCGTTACGACCTGCCGATCCGGGCCGCCAGCATCGCCGCGGAGTAGGCGTCAGGCCTGCCTCTGTTCACCGAGGATGAGCTCGCTCATCCGCTCGGCGATCATCATCGTCGGGAGGTTCGTGTTGGCGCGCGGCACATCCGGCATGACCGAGGCGTCGACGACCCGCAGGCCCTCGGCGCCGATGACCTTGCCCGAGCGGGTGACGACCGCGAGCGGGTCGTCCTCGCGGCCCATCCGACAGGTCCCCGCGGCATGCCAGACGCCGTGGACCTTGCCGCGCACGAACTGCTCCAGCAGCCTGTCGTCGGCGAGCAAGGCCTCCACCGGATCATCTTCCGTCACCACCCTTCGCAGGAGCTGTCGCCGTGCCCAAGCAGGGCCATCCAGCATCCGGGCGAGGATCGTGGTGAGCACGAGGTTCTTGCGGCTGACAACGCCGAGATCGCGGATGCGCTCGCTGTAGCTGGTCGGGAAAGGATCATTCGCCACCGCCCGCATGGAGGGGGTCTCGTAGAGGCGGGCGATCAGCCGCAGACCCGCTTTCAGCCGTTCCACGTCGCGGTAGTCGGAGAGCATGGCGAATTCCACATGCGGTTCGCGCTCCGGCGAGGGTCCCTGCAGCGCGACATGGCCGCGGGAATGGACCTTGTTCACCCAGGTCATCAGCGAGCCGATCTGCTCGCCGACGGGGTGCCAGCCGGTCTTCGTCACAGCGACCATGTACATATCGCTTTCCGGGCACTCGGGGACATTCGAGCTGTAGCGCATGGCGACATGGATATGGCGACGCAGGCCGGAGGGCTTAAGACGTGCCGCCTGCGGGATATGGGCCGAAATCGACAGGGTCGGATGGTCGTGCAGATTGCGTCCCACGCCGCGCCGATCGACGGACACCTCGACTCCCGCTTCGCGCAATGCCGCTCCCGGCCCGATGCCGGCGCGCATCAGCATGGCGGGGGAGTGCAGGGCGCCGGCGCAGAGAATGATCTCGCGGGCCTCGATGCGTCGTTCCGTGCCGGACTGGCGGACCAAGACACCTGTGGCACGGGTGCCGTCCATCACCAGGCCGTGGACCTGGGTGTTCGCAAGGATGTCGAGGTTGGGGCGGCGGCGCGTCGCGTTGTCGAGATAGCCAATGGCCGAGGAGACGCGTCGATCCAGGATGTTGGAGATGGCGACCGGAAAGAAGCCGTCGCCGAATTCGCCGTTCTGGTCGGAAAGCTCGGCAAAGCCGGAGCTGCGGAAAGCGTCAGCGGCCGCGGTGGAAAATTTCGGCCAAGTCTGCTGGAAGATGCGCCGGATCGGAATGGGGCCGTCCTTGCCATGCAGCGGCCCGCCAAAATCCATGTCACGTTCGATTCGCCGGAAGCAGGGCAGTACGCTCTCCCAATCCCACCCCACGAGACCGTCAGCCGCCCAGGCGTCATAATCTGCCGGCGTCCCACGATTGGCCTGCATGTCGTTGAGGCTGGAGCCGCCGCCCATGATCCGCGCCTGTTCGTAGCGCCTGGGAGTGGCGGCGTCAGGATCGTTGTGGGGCACGGGGGTCAGGTGGACACGAAGCTCGGGCCAGATGTTCCTGGCGTTGAAGTAAGCGATGCGCGGATAGCTATCGAGGATGGCCTCCTCAACGGCGTCAGGCGGCGTGTCACGGCCCGCTTCGAGCAGGGCCACCCGGAAGCGAGGATCCGCCGACAAGCGATTGGCCAGGACGCAGCCGGCAGAGCCGCCGCCGACGATGAGGAAATCATAGCGGCTCATGGCAGCCTGCTTGTGAACAGCCCGATCCACGAGACGAGGGAAAAGGGTGACGCGAGCCAGAGGTCCATTGCTGCTATTGTCCGCGTGAGGTTTCTCGATCAGAGTGTGCATCCTTAGGGGCGATGATTTCAATCGTCCATTTCAAATGTTTGTTTTGATCGGGAGGACCGGTTGGCACTGAGAACCGTTCATGGCCATAGCCTGGGCATGCTCATCCTGGATACGCATTTCGTCCGCATCCCGGGGGACGTGGGAAACAGCGCCACCTGGCCGTTTCCCATCCAATACCGCATCGTGCGCGGGGCCGATCCGCATCGGGTGATCGATGGCGGCGGCGAGGGGCTGCTCGACGGCTTCATCGCCGCAGGCCTCGACCTCGTCGACCACGGGGCCACCGCGATCTCGACCACATGCGGGTTTCTGGCAATGTTCCAGGAGGAGCTGGCGGCAGCTTTGCCGGTGCCCGTGGCCACGACCAGCCTGCTGCAGATCCCGCTGATCGAGCGGCTGCTCCCGAAAGGCCGCGGCGTCGGCATCCTGACCGCCGAAGCCGCCCAGCTTTCGGCGCGGCATCTCAAGGCCGTTGGGGTCGAGCACGACCTTCCCCGGGAAAGCCCGCCACGAGACGGGGCCTTCTGGTCGATGATCACAGGCGGCGACAATGTCGACCGCAAGGCCATCGAGGAGGAAGTTCTGGCTGCCGCTCAGCGGCTCATGACGCGCGATCCCCAGCTGGGCGCCATCGTCATCGAATGCGCGAACATGCCGACCTATGCGGCGTCGCTGGCTGAGCGCACCGGCCTGCCGATCTTCGACATCGTGACCATGTGCAAATGGCTCATGTCCGGGCTCGTGCCGACGGTCTATCCGACGTCCGGTCTTCCGCAGAAGGCGCCTTGAAGCCTTCGGAGATGAAGCGCCGCAAGTGACAGATCACCCGGGCATCGTCGAGACCGCTGTGGCTCACCGCGAGGCCGGGGAGATCCCGCGCGGCCGGGTCGAGGTCGCCGAGGATCTGCATCATGGCGCCGCGGGCGAAATCATAGCGGAGGGCGATTTCGGGCGCCGAAAGATGCGGCAGGCTCTTTCCCAGGGCCTCCAGGAAAAGGCGATGCAATTGATCGAACTGCTCGGCGAGGATGGTGTTGGTCAGGGGCCGCGGCAAGGCGCGCACCTGCAGCAAGAGGCGAACGGCCGCGCGACCGCCAAGACGGTCGATGCTGTGCTCGACCATGGGGCGCACCAGGGCGTCAACAATGTCGTCGATGGCCACCGCCTCACCGGCGCTGCGCTCGATGCAGGCGTGCAAGGCAGCGAGGCGTGCCTCGTTGATGGGGCGCAGGCAATGCTCAAGAACGCTGCGCGTCAGCTCGTCCTTCGAGCGGAAGTAATAGTTCACGGCGGCGATGTTAGCGCCCGCCTCCTCGGTGATCTCTCGCAAGGTCGCCGCATCGATGCCGCGGTTCGAGAAGACACGCAACGCCGCTTCGATGAGGCGGCCGCGGGTATCGACCTCGCGCTCCGTTGGAAGAATGGCGGCGCTCTCACTCACTTGCGCGTCCTCGTGACCCTGCCGCTTCCCCAGCCTGCGACAGCCTACACACTCCTCTATCAGGATCCGGCATGAACACGAAAGCCTATGACGTCGCGATCATCGGGGGCGGCCTGGTGGGGGCAAGCCTCGCCTGGGGTCTGGCGCGCGAGAAGCTCAGGGTCATCGTGCTGGACGAGGGCGACGTGGCGCATCGGGCCTCACGGGGGAATTTCGCGCTGGTCTGGGTGCAGACGAAAGGCTTCGGTCTGCCGCGCTATGCGGCCTGGACACGGCAATCGGCCGAATTGTGGGGCGGTTTCGCCGCCGAACTCGAAGAGGGCACGGGGGTGAACGTCGCCCTGGAGCAGCCGGGGGGCTTCCATGTGGCGCTTTCGGAGGCGGAATTCGAGCGGTTGAAGGTAGTGACCCTGCGGCTGCACAATCAGGCCGACATGGTCGCCTATCCTCACGAGATCCTGGATGGCGACGAGATCCGCAAGCGCATCCCCGGGACCGGTCCCGACATTGTCGGCGGCAGCTACAGCCCGCTCGACGGACATCTGAACTCGCTCAGGCTCTTTCGCGCGCTGCATGTGGCGATGGGTCAAGACGGAACCACCTATCGAGCCAATCATCGCGTCGAGACGATCGAAACCGGAGACGGGTTCAGGATCAAGGGCGCGGATTTCGCCATCGATGCCGACCGGCTCGTGCTGGCCGCAGGCCTCGGCAATGCCCGGCTCGCACCCATGGTCGGCTTGAACGCGCCGGTGCGGCCGCAGCGCGGGCAGATCATCGTCACGGAGAGATTGCCGCGCTTCATGGAGCATCCGATCCAGACCCTGCGACAGACGGATGACGGCACCGTGCTGATCGGCGATTCGCAAGAGGAGGCGGGGCTGGCGGACGATGTGGGTACCGGCATCCTGAGCGTCATGGCCGACAGGGCAGTGCGGATTTTTCCGCGGCTCAGGGATGTGAGGGTCGTCCGGAGCTGGGCGGCGCTGCGGGTGATGAGCCCCGACGGCTTTCCGATCTACGAGCAGTCGAGCACGCATCCAGGCGCCTTCGTCGCGACGTGCCATAGCGGTGTGACACTGGCCGCGGCGCATGCCCGGCTTCTCGCACCGGCCATCGCGGCCGGGGCCCTGCCACAGACGTTCAACGACTTCCGGGCCGGGCGATTTGCCGGAGCCTAGGCTCCTCGGAGGCTAGGCGGGGTCATCACCCCAATTTCAGGGATGCTTCCGGTGAGGCTTCACCGGAGGGTGCTGTCAAATAACCGTCACCTTGCCGGTGGCCAGGTCGTAGATTCCACCGACGACGGTGAGCTTGTTCTGGGCTACCCGCTCGGCAAGAACCGGGTCGGATGTCTTCAGCCGCTCGACGTTCAAGCGAACATTGGCGACGGTTGTGGCCTCCATGAGATCGGTCGCGCCCTCCTTTTTCGCCGCATCCACGGCGGGAGTGAGAGACTTCATCAGAATCGGGAGGTGACCGGGAAGCTCGGTGCCGTCGTTGACGACGCTGATGGCGCTGCGAATGGCACCGCAATTGGTGTGGCCCAGAACCATGATCAGCGGTGCGCCCAGCACCAAGGTGCCGAATTCCAAGCTCGCCAGGCCATCGTCATTGACGAAATTTCCGGCGACGCGGACGACGAAGAGATCGCCCGGCTGCTGGTCGAAGGCAAATTCCGGAGCGACGCGGCTGTCGGCACAGCTTACGATCGACGCAAACGGATATTGCGAGCCGACCCGTGCCGCGCGACCGGCGGAGAAGTCCCTGGCGTTTGGTGTGTTCGCAACATAGCGCGCATTGCCGTCGACGAGACGCTTCAGGGCTTCCTCGCCGCTGATCGCGTTTGCAGGCGTCTGGGCAAATGCCCCGCGCGACAGAAACACGCTCGATGCCGCCAAAGCCGCAGCCCCGCCGAACAGCAACTCGCGGCGGCCTAAACGTAAACCTTCATGGTCACAATTATTGCACATTGAAATCACTACCCCCCTCGGCGTTCACTTCGCAGGCGTCGTTGAATCGACATTTCTAGAATGACTTTTTTGTGAGCGGGGTGATAGTGCAAATATTGCATAGATCCACAAAGCCAGAGCTTTTGGTAAACGAAGCAGATTATGAAGCAGCCATCCGATCCTGTGCCAAATCGATACTGGCGCTGCATTGGGGCGAGCGACTGATCAACAAGATATTCGGACGAAACGTTCAATCTCATGCCGCGGGATTGATCATCATTTCGCATTTCACAGCAATGCAAGGTCGTGGACGGCGTCCGACACTGGCCTTCATTCAAAAAGAGATCGGGCACTCGCGGACGTTGGCAGCCTTCATCTCTCTCCTGAGGCTGTCCGGCTTTCTCAGTATAGAGATCGATCCACAGGATCGCCGGTTACGCTTTCTGACGCCGGAAGAGCCGCTGCTGGCCGGGCTCAGATCATGGATGGCGCAGCATATGCGTTGCTGCGAGATCATGGGCTATGTGGAGCCAGGCACAACGCGCCGACTGGAGAATGACCGGGCCTTTTTCGAGGCTGTCGTTGCTAATACCGCGCCGCTTCTGGACTGGGCACGAGAGATGGCGAAGGGCTCCAACAGCTTCGCCGTCCTCGACCGATTCGACTGTGGCGACCGAATCGCCCTCGCCCTGATCCAGCGGCATTACCAGACGCCGGTGACGGCCAGGAGCTCGCCGCACTGGTTTGAGTTCAGCGCAGGGCCCTTGCCACAACACTGGGCATTTCCCATTCCCACATCCGCAACGTCCTGAGACACGCCGAGAGCAAAGCGCTGCTTGCCCAAGACAACAGGCAGCATGCCATCGCCTTGCAGCCGCTGTTCATCGCGGATGTGCGGGCATGGCATGTTTCGCTCTGGCAGCTCCTGGCAGAGTGCTCGAACCAGCAGACTGCGGAGAGGCGACTTTTTGGCGCAGAAACTTGAATACTGATGTATTAAACTTGAATTCAGATAGAATGTGGAACTCTGGAAAGGTGCCTTGTTGATTACATCTGCACAGATGCGGGCCGGTCGCGCTCTGCTTGGGATCGATCAACGCCAGCTCGCTGACATGGCTGGCGTCTCGGTGCCAACGATCCAGCGCATGGAGGCCAGCGACGGGACCGTCCGCGGTGTCGTCGACTCGCTGATGAAGGTGGTCGACGCCTTCGAGAGAGCAGGGGTCGAGTTGATCGGTGACCATGTGGCAAGCCAAGGAGGAGGTCGGGGTGTGCGGTTCAAGGCTCCCAAGCCAGCATAGCCCAATACAGGGTGCGCCTCGCCAAAACAGCGAGGGATGCGATCGCCGATGACCGCGCAATTGGGGACCCCCAGTTTCGTCGAGCTCTTCACGCCCAAGCTCGTGACCGTGCTGCGGGAGCGTTACCGCGCCGCCGACTTCAAGGCGGATTTCGTCGCCGGGCTGACGGTCGCGATCGTCGCCCTCCCGCTGTCCATGGCAATCGCCATCGCTTCGGGGGTTCCCCCGGAGCGCGGGCTTTATACGGCGATCGTCGGCGGCTTCATCGTCTCGGCGCTGGGCGGAAGCCGGTTTCAGATCGGCGGGCCGGCGGGCGCCTTCATCGTGCTGGTTCTGGCAACCGTCCAGCAATTCGGGCTCGAGGGCCTCATCCTCGCGACGCTGATCTCCGGCGTCATGCTGATGGCCATCGGCTTCCTGCGACTCGGCACCTTCATCAAATACATTCCCTACCCCGTGACGGTCGGCTTCACGGCCGGCATCGCCGTGATCATCTTTTCCGGCGAGATCCGAGACCTCCTAGGGCTGCAGATCGAGGGACAGGAACCGGGGCCGCTGGTCGAGAAGCTGGGTGTCCTCTATGCCGCGCTGCCGAGCGTGAATGCCTCGGCGGTCGCGGTCGCCCTGTTCTCACTCGCCGTGATCCTGCTGACCCGCAAGTACAAGCCACACTGGCCCGGGCTTCTTATCGCGGTTGCCCTCGGGGCGTTGCTCGCATGGGGCATGGCATTGCCGGTCGAGACGATCGGGAGCCGTTTCGGAGGGATCCCGCAAGCCTTTCCGATGCCAATGCTGCCGACGCTCTCGGTAGGGAAGGTGCTCGAGGTCCTGCCGAGTGCTGTGTCCTTCGCCCTGCTGGGCAGCATCGAGAGCCTGCTTTCGGCCGTCGTCGCAGACAGCATGACGGGACGGCGCCACCGGTCGAATTGCGAATTGGTGGCGCAGGGCGTCGCCAATATCGGCTCCGCGCTGTTCGGCGGCTTCTGCGTGACCGGCACCATTGCCCGGACCGCCACCAATGTTCGGGCGGGCGGCCGGACGCCGATCGCTGGGATGACGCATTCGGTGCTGCTGCTGGGTTTCATGCTGATCGCCGCACCGCTGATGAGTTACATTCCGCTGGCGACGCTGGCCGCGGTGCTGGCGGTAGTGGCCTGGAACATGGCGGAGAAACACGAATTCGCCAATCTGCTGCGTGCCTCATGGAGCGATGCGGTGGTGCTGATGTCGACGTTCCTGCTCGTCATCTTCCGGGATCTCACAGAAGGAATCGTGGTCGGATTCAGCATCTCCGCGCTCGTCTTCCTGCACCGGATGGCACAATCGGTGAAGGTGGAGCGGCCGATGGTCGAAGAGGATGCCGCAGACGGCGCATCTGCACGCGTCCCCTATGAAGGAAAGCTTGCGGTCGATCGCGACATCGCAATCTACCGCATCTCGGGGGCGTTCTTCTTCGGTGCTGCCGCGAGCGTCTCGGCGGTTCTGGAGCGCATCGGGCAAAGCCCCCGCGCCTATGTCATCGATCTGTCGGAGGTGTTCGAGCTCGATTCGACGGCGGCGGCGACCATTGCGAGCCTCGCACAGCGCGCGGAGCGACAGGGCGCATCGGTGCGCATTTCCGGAGCCTCAGTGGCCGTCCGGCGGATCCTGCTGGGGCAAGGCGCGCGGCCGCCTCTGGTCATCTATGAAACCAGCCTGACGGACGCGGTCGCGGCGGCCCGGGCCGAACTCGGCCATTCGCCCGCTCCCGAGATGCAGCCCCAGGATGTCAGCGCCCCGTCAGCTGAGGGTCACGCTTCTCCTTGAAAGCGGCAAGGCCCTCATAGGCGTCGTGGGAGGTGGTGGCATAATGATGGACGTAAGTGAGTTCCAGCTCGAGACCCGCGTCGCGGACGTTCAAGCCGCCCGTGTTGATCAGGTATTTGGCGCCCTTGAGCCCCAAGGGACTCTTGCGTGAGAGGTCTCCGATCAGGGCGTCCAGCGCCGGCTCGATCTCGGCCAGGGGTACGGATAGGCTGGCGAGGCCGATGCGCTCGGCGTCCTGGCCGTTCAGGGTGCGGCCGGTGAGCACCAGCATCTTGGCCCGCAAGACCCCGATGGCGCGCGGCAGGCGCTGGGACCCCCCGGCACCGGGCAATTGGGCAAAATTCAGATGGCCGTCGGCAATCTTCGCCTCATGGGCGGCAAGGACAATGTCGCAGGCCAACATCAGCTCCAGCCCGCCGGCGACGCAATGGCCATGCACCACCGCCACGTAAATCTTCGAGGAACGCTCGATGGTCTCCAGGAGCGTGTTGAAGTCCCGCAGGAAGCGCATGAATTTCGGCCGGTCCTTGTAGAGCTCGAGATAGCCTTCCAGGTCGCCGCCGGCGGAAAAGGCGCGGCCGGCGCCGCGGACAATCACCGTGGAGACGGTCTCGTCGGCATCAAGCTGCTCGACCGTCTCGAGCAACTCTCCAACCGTGTACCGG is part of the Rhodoligotrophos appendicifer genome and harbors:
- a CDS encoding SDR family NAD(P)-dependent oxidoreductase encodes the protein MAVGEIAGKNVVVTGGAKGLGFAISTLFVERGAKVCIIDIDKPGLEDAVARLGGEEKAVGIVGDLRRRQDAHRAFDAAADALGTVDILVNNAGVYPRKPILEIDDDDWDYTFDVNLRAMFHTTVAAANHMKSRRSGAIVSIASIDAYIPYAKNAHYAAAKAAVISFTKSFAQELAPDGILVNAVSPGPIDTPNLRALGIYEDLAKSTPLSRVATPEDIAEVVFFLASGRNRYMTGETVIASGGIIMV
- a CDS encoding Rid family hydrolase — encoded protein: MEKRYSWPEGHWDWPVHVSHKHGVRCGQMIWVGGQVDLTSSGGVNNPHDLSAQIPRCIDNFAKVLAEFGCDLADLVKLLCFYVNDGSLDEDRFLAQVAAALPDGARPAVTAIPVPYLAYPGMVVEIEGYAMRGEKDERLPRSFAASRDLSPGNAHFASSVRCGKMIFVSGQSPIRDDEVVHAGDIVAQTNRVMRQIESALGELGADFDDVVKVNRWYVGGGTVEDFEPAAMACANHFKEPGPAATGIPLPRLARTGQQIKIEAVAMLREDGQRLPRRHVWPESLWDWTIHLPYKHGLKCHDMIFLGGQVSLDKHGAAVDPGQMKPQTRLAMTHIGTILQELGADYADVCKITTMYEGRGTADILHDNLLIRSSFFTEPGPASTGIPLPVLAYPGMIIEIDAFAMAEPDPIPELP
- a CDS encoding class I SAM-dependent DNA methyltransferase, which gives rise to MKMHDPDTLQFYDTTAETYARRENAKPAKQLDGFLARLAPGADVLELGCGSGHDAEAMIAKGFAVTPTDGSQELAQQAGKRLGRSVQVLKFGDLEAQDQYDGVWAKACLLHVPREALGEVVRRVHTALRGGGVFYSSFKHGGGHAKRDKFGRYYNNPSREWLEEVYGTLPWASLSIETSSGRGFDDEPAEFLHVTAIKAGDQAG
- a CDS encoding 4-hydroxy-tetrahydrodipicolinate synthase family protein; the protein is MAKMRFTGSFVAMITPFNKDGTVDYEAFRSLLGFQEANGTRAVLILGSTGEISMLSGDERREIVAKTAKMKTGGMKFFYGCTGGDTKATIDMLRFAKAEGADGAILAAPAYICAPEDDIERYFLEAADAVELPMGVYNNPPRVKTDLGHEALLRIFRHPNYVVHKESTARVGQVAQVIAGRPDVAVMCCDSPNLGLVVPTMALGGHGTANMTGNIAPAEMALLSTPWGTDGADGMTFRETYLRLLPLLHYTYSAVNPVAVKSLMKAIGLPSGDLRRPLTALQGPALEKGLAIVRDLGLAERYDLPIRAASIAAE
- a CDS encoding GMC family oxidoreductase, which encodes MSRYDFLIVGGGSAGCVLANRLSADPRFRVALLEAGRDTPPDAVEEAILDSYPRIAYFNARNIWPELRVHLTPVPHNDPDAATPRRYEQARIMGGGSSLNDMQANRGTPADYDAWAADGLVGWDWESVLPCFRRIERDMDFGGPLHGKDGPIPIRRIFQQTWPKFSTAAADAFRSSGFAELSDQNGEFGDGFFPVAISNILDRRVSSAIGYLDNATRRRPNLDILANTQVHGLVMDGTRATGVLVRQSGTERRIEAREIILCAGALHSPAMLMRAGIGPGAALREAGVEVSVDRRGVGRNLHDHPTLSISAHIPQAARLKPSGLRRHIHVAMRYSSNVPECPESDMYMVAVTKTGWHPVGEQIGSLMTWVNKVHSRGHVALQGPSPEREPHVEFAMLSDYRDVERLKAGLRLIARLYETPSMRAVANDPFPTSYSERIRDLGVVSRKNLVLTTILARMLDGPAWARRQLLRRVVTEDDPVEALLADDRLLEQFVRGKVHGVWHAAGTCRMGREDDPLAVVTRSGKVIGAEGLRVVDASVMPDVPRANTNLPTMMIAERMSELILGEQRQA
- a CDS encoding aspartate/glutamate racemase family protein, which translates into the protein MALRTVHGHSLGMLILDTHFVRIPGDVGNSATWPFPIQYRIVRGADPHRVIDGGGEGLLDGFIAAGLDLVDHGATAISTTCGFLAMFQEELAAALPVPVATTSLLQIPLIERLLPKGRGVGILTAEAAQLSARHLKAVGVEHDLPRESPPRDGAFWSMITGGDNVDRKAIEEEVLAAAQRLMTRDPQLGAIVIECANMPTYAASLAERTGLPIFDIVTMCKWLMSGLVPTVYPTSGLPQKAP
- a CDS encoding TetR/AcrR family transcriptional regulator encodes the protein MSESAAILPTEREVDTRGRLIEAALRVFSNRGIDAATLREITEEAGANIAAVNYYFRSKDELTRSVLEHCLRPINEARLAALHACIERSAGEAVAIDDIVDALVRPMVEHSIDRLGGRAAVRLLLQVRALPRPLTNTILAEQFDQLHRLFLEALGKSLPHLSAPEIALRYDFARGAMMQILGDLDPAARDLPGLAVSHSGLDDARVICHLRRFISEGFKAPSAEDRTSDRPSARART
- a CDS encoding NAD(P)/FAD-dependent oxidoreductase, whose product is MNTKAYDVAIIGGGLVGASLAWGLAREKLRVIVLDEGDVAHRASRGNFALVWVQTKGFGLPRYAAWTRQSAELWGGFAAELEEGTGVNVALEQPGGFHVALSEAEFERLKVVTLRLHNQADMVAYPHEILDGDEIRKRIPGTGPDIVGGSYSPLDGHLNSLRLFRALHVAMGQDGTTYRANHRVETIETGDGFRIKGADFAIDADRLVLAAGLGNARLAPMVGLNAPVRPQRGQIIVTERLPRFMEHPIQTLRQTDDGTVLIGDSQEEAGLADDVGTGILSVMADRAVRIFPRLRDVRVVRSWAALRVMSPDGFPIYEQSSTHPGAFVATCHSGVTLAAAHARLLAPAIAAGALPQTFNDFRAGRFAGA
- a CDS encoding carbonic anhydrase, coding for MCNNCDHEGLRLGRRELLFGGAAALAASSVFLSRGAFAQTPANAISGEEALKRLVDGNARYVANTPNARDFSAGRAARVGSQYPFASIVSCADSRVAPEFAFDQQPGDLFVVRVAGNFVNDDGLASLEFGTLVLGAPLIMVLGHTNCGAIRSAISVVNDGTELPGHLPILMKSLTPAVDAAKKEGATDLMEATTVANVRLNVERLKTSDPVLAERVAQNKLTVVGGIYDLATGKVTVI
- a CDS encoding helix-turn-helix domain-containing protein, whose product is MITSAQMRAGRALLGIDQRQLADMAGVSVPTIQRMEASDGTVRGVVDSLMKVVDAFERAGVELIGDHVASQGGGRGVRFKAPKPA